A genomic window from Leptolyngbya sp. BL0902 includes:
- the aroB gene encoding 3-dehydroquinate synthase: MKTVIPVPLPDAPYDIVVADQGLSHVGSWLATAEQPLVKPGQRLLLVSNPTIFRHYGETVMESLAQAGYAVQYHLLPAGERYKNLKSIQSLYDAALEFRLERQSAMVALGGGVIGDMTGFAAATWLRGIRFVQIPTSLLAMVDASIGGKTGVNHPRGKNLIGAFHQPQLVVIDPIVLKTLPLREFRAGMAEVIKYGVIWDAELFAALESAERLDQFRYLSDNLRHQILTRSCQAKADVVSQDEKEAGLRAILNYGHTIGHAVESLTHYRGVNHGEAVAIGMIAAGHIATRLGYWSKEDADRQYRLIEKTGLPTALPPNLNDEDILRLLQGDKKVEDGQVRFVLPQGVGSAIVTGDVSQEVIYAALASSRG; the protein is encoded by the coding sequence ATGAAAACTGTAATTCCCGTTCCCCTACCCGATGCCCCCTACGACATCGTAGTGGCTGATCAAGGGTTAAGCCATGTTGGCTCCTGGTTGGCCACCGCCGAACAGCCCCTAGTCAAGCCCGGTCAGCGGCTGCTGTTGGTGTCCAATCCAACCATCTTTCGCCACTATGGAGAAACGGTCATGGAGTCGCTGGCCCAGGCGGGCTACGCCGTACAGTACCATCTCCTGCCCGCTGGCGAACGCTACAAGAACCTAAAGTCTATTCAGTCTCTCTACGATGCCGCCCTAGAGTTTCGCCTAGAGCGCCAGTCGGCCATGGTGGCCCTAGGGGGCGGCGTCATTGGTGACATGACCGGATTTGCAGCGGCGACCTGGCTGCGAGGGATTCGGTTTGTGCAAATTCCCACCTCCCTGCTGGCCATGGTGGATGCCTCCATTGGCGGCAAAACTGGGGTCAACCATCCCAGGGGCAAAAACCTGATCGGAGCCTTCCACCAGCCCCAGCTCGTGGTGATCGATCCCATCGTGCTGAAAACCTTGCCCCTGCGGGAGTTTCGCGCCGGGATGGCCGAGGTGATCAAGTACGGCGTTATTTGGGATGCGGAGCTCTTCGCCGCCCTAGAATCCGCCGAACGGCTGGATCAGTTCCGCTATCTCAGCGACAACCTGCGTCACCAAATCCTCACCCGTTCCTGCCAAGCTAAGGCCGATGTGGTCTCCCAAGACGAAAAAGAAGCTGGACTGCGGGCCATCCTCAACTACGGCCACACCATCGGCCATGCGGTGGAAAGCCTCACCCACTACCGAGGCGTTAACCATGGGGAAGCCGTCGCCATTGGTATGATCGCCGCCGGACACATCGCCACCCGCCTAGGCTACTGGAGCAAAGAGGACGCCGACCGTCAGTATCGCCTCATTGAAAAAACCGGATTGCCCACCGCCCTCCCTCCCAACCTCAACGATGAGGATATTTTGCGCCTGCTCCAGGGCGACAAAAAGGTGGAGGACGGCCAAGTGCGGTTTGTACTGCCCCAGGGCGTGGGTTCCGCCATTGTCACCGGAGATGTGTCTCAGGAGGTTATCTACGCCGCCCTCGCTAGCAGCCGGGGGTAG
- the purB gene encoding adenylosuccinate lyase — MIERYTLPEMGNLWTDDYKFKTWLRVEIAVCEAQAELGYIPKEAVEEIKAKAKFDPQRILEIEAEVRHDVIAFLTNLNEYVGDAGRYIHLGMTSSDMLDTALSLQMVDSLQVIMVHVENLIQAIRYRAQEHRDTVMIGRSHGIHAEPITFGFKLAGWLAEMLRHRERLTHLQDTIAVGKISGAVGTYANIDPQIEALACQHLGLRPDTASTQVISRDIHADFMNALALLGASIERFAVEIRNLQRTDVLEVEEFFSKKQKGSSAMPHKRNPIRSERLTGMARILRGNAMAALENVALWHERDISHSSVERVAMPDSCILTHFMLVETTELVKNLLVYPENMARNMNVYGGVVFSQRVMLSLVEKGLAREEAYAIVQSCAHTAWNTDDGNFRHLISQDERVQAHLSETEIEACFDPNHHLRNLDQVYQRLGI; from the coding sequence TTGATTGAACGCTATACCCTGCCCGAAATGGGCAACCTCTGGACGGATGACTATAAATTTAAGACCTGGTTGCGGGTAGAAATCGCCGTGTGCGAGGCCCAGGCGGAACTAGGCTATATTCCGAAGGAGGCGGTAGAGGAGATCAAGGCGAAGGCGAAGTTCGATCCCCAGCGCATCCTAGAAATTGAGGCCGAGGTGCGCCATGATGTGATCGCCTTTTTGACCAACCTCAACGAATACGTGGGGGATGCGGGCCGCTACATCCACCTAGGCATGACCAGTTCCGACATGCTCGACACCGCCCTGTCTTTGCAAATGGTGGACAGCCTCCAGGTGATCATGGTGCACGTCGAAAACCTGATCCAGGCCATTCGTTACCGCGCCCAAGAGCACCGAGATACGGTGATGATTGGCCGCTCCCACGGCATCCACGCCGAGCCGATTACCTTTGGCTTTAAGCTGGCGGGTTGGCTGGCGGAAATGCTGCGCCACCGGGAACGCCTCACCCACCTGCAAGACACCATCGCCGTGGGCAAAATCTCTGGGGCCGTGGGCACCTACGCCAACATCGACCCCCAAATCGAAGCCCTCGCCTGCCAGCATTTGGGACTGCGGCCCGACACCGCCTCGACCCAGGTGATCTCCCGCGATATCCATGCCGACTTTATGAACGCCCTGGCCCTGCTGGGGGCCTCCATCGAGCGGTTTGCCGTGGAAATTCGCAACCTTCAGCGCACGGATGTGTTGGAAGTGGAGGAATTTTTCTCCAAAAAGCAGAAGGGGTCTTCCGCCATGCCCCACAAGCGCAACCCCATCCGCTCCGAACGCCTGACCGGGATGGCCCGCATTCTGCGCGGCAACGCCATGGCTGCCCTAGAAAACGTCGCCCTCTGGCACGAGCGCGACATTTCCCACAGCTCTGTAGAGCGGGTGGCCATGCCCGATAGCTGCATCCTCACCCACTTCATGCTGGTGGAAACCACTGAGCTAGTGAAGAATCTGCTGGTCTATCCTGAGAATATGGCCCGCAATATGAACGTCTACGGTGGGGTGGTGTTCAGCCAGCGGGTGATGCTCTCCCTGGTGGAAAAGGGGCTGGCCCGTGAGGAAGCCTACGCCATCGTGCAATCCTGCGCCCACACCGCCTGGAACACCGATGATGGCAACTTCCGCCACCTGATCAGCCAGGATGAACGGGTGCAAGCCCACCTCTCCGAGACCGAGATCGAGGCGTGTTTTGACCCCAACCACCACCTGCGTAACCTCGATCAGGTCTATCAGCGGCTGGGCATCTAG
- a CDS encoding peroxiredoxin, protein MGGPQPPIGSPAPEFTLPTNSGDGDVSLADFRNQWVVLYFYPRDFTSGCTIEAQRFQRDLAAYQARNAQILGVSADSVDSHAEFCDAEGIEFPLLSDPNGQVSKAYGSWLGAASLRHTYVIDPDGILRAQFLGVRPVIHSKEVLATLDNLQANT, encoded by the coding sequence ATGGGAGGCCCTCAGCCCCCCATCGGTAGCCCTGCCCCAGAGTTCACCCTGCCCACCAACAGCGGCGATGGGGATGTGTCCTTGGCCGATTTCCGCAATCAGTGGGTGGTGCTGTATTTCTATCCCCGCGATTTCACCTCCGGCTGCACCATCGAGGCCCAGCGCTTCCAGCGGGATTTGGCCGCCTATCAGGCCCGTAATGCCCAAATTCTGGGCGTCAGCGCCGATAGTGTAGACTCCCACGCCGAGTTCTGCGACGCTGAGGGCATTGAGTTTCCCCTGTTGTCTGACCCCAATGGCCAGGTCAGCAAAGCCTATGGGTCTTGGCTAGGGGCAGCTTCCCTGCGCCACACCTACGTTATCGATCCCGACGGTATCCTTCGCGCCCAGTTCCTAGGGGTACGTCCAGTGATCCACAGCAAAGAAGTGCTAGCAACCCTAGACAATCTTCAGGCCAACACCTAG
- the dtd gene encoding D-aminoacyl-tRNA deacylase codes for MRVVVQRVTASRVWVAGEVVGSIGRGLNLLVGIAPTDTAAELDWMARKCLDLRLFPALDRDRWERSVQEIQGEILVVSQFTLYGDCRKGRRPSFDKAAPPAQAEALYDQFVERLRASGLRVETGHFGAMMQVDITNDGPVTLLLEREAQD; via the coding sequence ATGCGAGTGGTCGTACAACGGGTCACAGCGTCCCGCGTATGGGTTGCGGGGGAAGTGGTGGGATCCATTGGCCGAGGGCTAAACCTGCTGGTGGGCATTGCCCCCACAGATACGGCGGCAGAACTGGACTGGATGGCCCGAAAATGCTTGGATTTACGGCTTTTTCCGGCCCTAGATAGGGATCGCTGGGAGCGGTCTGTCCAGGAGATTCAGGGCGAGATTCTCGTAGTTAGCCAGTTCACCCTCTACGGTGACTGTCGCAAAGGTCGGCGTCCGTCCTTCGACAAAGCGGCCCCGCCCGCCCAGGCCGAAGCCCTCTACGATCAGTTTGTGGAACGCCTGCGAGCCAGCGGATTGCGCGTCGAAACTGGGCACTTTGGGGCCATGATGCAGGTAGACATCACCAACGATGGCCCCGTCACCCTGCTGCTGGAGCGAGAAGCCCAGGATTAG
- a CDS encoding nuclear transport factor 2 family protein has product MGQCGVGLSAIGRMGGLAGSAWVLTLGLGSAPAWAATATTAPAAVRQTLERIETAANAQDLEAVMAAYSTTFTSDTGFDHSQLRQTLETFWQQYSTLTYEVELLSWEAAGPGTYTLETRTQVNGVQVLPDRRLNLTADVTSRQRLENGQIVRQDTLSETSRITSGTNPPTLQTLLPNRLSPGQSFAFDTIVMEPLEGRSLMGVAVDEGVTAIDFFEPRPVVFDVLSAGGLYRVGTAPSSPDQRWISAVIIREDGMVVETRRVPVD; this is encoded by the coding sequence ATGGGGCAGTGTGGTGTGGGTTTATCGGCCATCGGGCGCATGGGTGGCTTGGCAGGGTCGGCCTGGGTGCTGACCTTGGGACTAGGTAGCGCTCCGGCCTGGGCCGCGACGGCAACAACGGCCCCCGCAGCGGTGCGCCAAACCCTAGAGCGGATTGAAACCGCCGCCAATGCCCAGGATCTTGAGGCCGTGATGGCGGCCTACAGCACCACCTTCACCAGCGATACGGGCTTTGACCATAGCCAACTGCGCCAAACCCTGGAAACCTTCTGGCAGCAGTACAGCACCCTGACCTACGAGGTAGAGTTGCTGAGCTGGGAGGCAGCAGGCCCAGGCACCTACACCCTCGAAACTCGGACGCAGGTCAATGGGGTGCAGGTCTTGCCCGACCGACGGCTGAACCTGACCGCCGATGTCACTTCGCGGCAGCGTTTAGAAAATGGCCAAATTGTCCGCCAAGACACCCTGTCGGAAACGAGCCGCATCACCTCCGGCACCAACCCGCCCACCCTGCAAACCCTGCTGCCCAATCGCCTGTCTCCCGGCCAGTCCTTTGCCTTCGATACCATCGTCATGGAACCCCTGGAGGGCCGATCTTTGATGGGGGTCGCCGTGGATGAAGGGGTGACGGCTATCGACTTCTTCGAGCCCCGCCCGGTGGTGTTTGATGTGCTCAGCGCGGGGGGGCTGTATCGGGTGGGTACTGCCCCCAGCAGCCCCGACCAGCGCTGGATTTCCGCTGTGATTATCCGGGAAGACGGCATGGTCGTGGAAACGCGCCGGGTGCCCGTGGATTAA
- the murG gene encoding undecaprenyldiphospho-muramoylpentapeptide beta-N-acetylglucosaminyltransferase codes for MAQRSMADQRGKILVAASGTGGHLFPALATAAELQRLGYTLEWLGVPDRLETTLVADQYPLHTVKLAGLQGRPGVRTLRLLSQCALATRRVRKILKQGQFSGVFTTGGYIAAPAILAAHSLGLPTVLHESNALPGKVTRWLSSWCTTVAVGFEAAVSYLPKAHTVTVGTPVRDDFLAVPSPALVDPVIPEDVPLILIFGGSQGAVAVNRLVRQAAPAWLEQGAWIIHQTGNNDPDTDALSHPHYIHRPFFNTMAALLNRADLALCRSGAGTLTELAITRTPSLLIPYPSAAEDHQTINARVFSDAGAAQLLPQKELTAEHLADTVTQLLQHPDRLDTMATAAGRLAVRDSAQKLATLVQQVMG; via the coding sequence ATGGCCCAACGCTCTATGGCCGATCAGCGAGGCAAAATCCTGGTTGCCGCCAGTGGCACTGGGGGGCACCTGTTCCCAGCCCTGGCCACCGCCGCCGAGCTTCAGCGCCTGGGCTATACCCTGGAATGGCTGGGGGTGCCGGATCGCCTGGAAACGACTCTGGTAGCCGATCAGTACCCTCTGCATACGGTGAAACTGGCGGGGCTTCAGGGACGGCCTGGGGTGCGGACGCTGCGGCTGCTGAGCCAGTGTGCCCTAGCCACGCGGCGGGTGCGGAAAATTTTGAAACAGGGCCAGTTTAGCGGCGTGTTTACCACCGGGGGCTACATTGCCGCCCCGGCCATCCTTGCGGCCCACTCCTTGGGCCTGCCCACGGTCTTGCACGAATCCAACGCCCTGCCAGGGAAAGTTACCCGCTGGCTGAGTTCCTGGTGCACCACCGTGGCCGTGGGGTTTGAGGCTGCTGTGTCCTATCTTCCCAAGGCCCACACCGTCACCGTGGGCACCCCCGTGCGGGACGATTTTTTGGCCGTTCCGTCCCCGGCCCTAGTCGATCCCGTCATCCCTGAAGACGTACCGCTGATCCTGATCTTTGGTGGCAGTCAAGGGGCCGTGGCGGTGAATCGTTTGGTGCGCCAAGCTGCCCCTGCTTGGTTAGAGCAGGGTGCGTGGATTATCCACCAAACCGGGAATAACGACCCTGATACCGACGCCCTCAGCCATCCCCACTACATCCACCGTCCTTTTTTCAACACCATGGCGGCGCTGCTGAACCGGGCAGATCTAGCCCTCTGTCGTTCTGGCGCGGGCACCCTCACCGAGCTGGCCATCACCCGCACCCCCTCCCTACTGATTCCCTACCCCTCGGCGGCGGAGGATCACCAAACCATCAACGCCCGTGTATTTAGCGATGCCGGAGCAGCCCAGCTTTTGCCCCAGAAGGAGCTAACGGCAGAACACCTAGCCGACACCGTCACCCAGCTTTTGCAACACCCCGACCGCCTCGACACCATGGCCACCGCCGCAGGGCGTCTGGCGGTGCGAGACAGCGCCCAAAAACTGGCAACCTTGGTGCAGCAGGTGATGGGGTAA
- a CDS encoding photosystem I assembly protein Ycf3: MPRTQRNDNFIDKSFTVMADMILKMMPAKKSEKEAFAYYRDGMSAQADGEYAEAMENYREALTLEEDPYDRSFILYNMGLIHASNGEHELAMEKYQEAIDLNPRMCQALNNMAVIYHYKGEQAEAAGDSDSAETYFDEAARYWLEAITIAPNNYIEAQNWMKNTGRLKNDIFF; the protein is encoded by the coding sequence ATGCCCAGAACCCAGCGTAACGACAACTTCATCGACAAGTCCTTTACGGTGATGGCGGACATGATTCTGAAGATGATGCCCGCCAAAAAAAGTGAGAAGGAAGCCTTCGCCTACTACCGAGATGGCATGTCGGCCCAGGCCGATGGCGAGTATGCCGAAGCCATGGAAAACTACCGCGAAGCCCTCACCCTAGAGGAAGACCCCTACGACCGCAGCTTTATTCTGTACAACATGGGCTTGATCCACGCCAGCAACGGCGAGCACGAACTGGCCATGGAAAAGTACCAGGAAGCTATCGACCTCAACCCCCGCATGTGCCAAGCCCTCAACAACATGGCCGTGATCTACCACTACAAGGGCGAACAGGCCGAAGCGGCTGGGGATAGCGACTCCGCCGAAACCTACTTCGACGAAGCCGCCCGCTACTGGCTGGAGGCCATCACCATCGCCCCCAACAACTACATCGAAGCCCAAAACTGGATGAAAAACACCGGGCGTCTGAAGAACGACATCTTCTTCTAA
- the gatC gene encoding Asp-tRNA(Asn)/Glu-tRNA(Gln) amidotransferase subunit GatC: protein MIDLEQVQKVALLARLELSPEEEQQFTGQLSSILEYVEQLSELDTTDVEPTTRAIELNNITRPDALEPFGDRETMLNCAPDREEDFFKVPKILEGEG, encoded by the coding sequence ATGATTGATCTCGAACAGGTTCAGAAAGTTGCCCTCTTGGCTCGGCTGGAGCTTTCCCCCGAAGAGGAACAGCAGTTCACCGGGCAGCTCAGCAGCATTTTGGAATACGTGGAGCAGCTCAGCGAACTTGACACCACCGACGTAGAGCCCACCACCCGCGCCATTGAACTCAACAACATCACCCGCCCCGATGCGCTAGAACCCTTTGGCGACCGGGAAACCATGCTGAACTGCGCCCCCGACCGAGAAGAGGATTTCTTTAAGGTGCCGAAGATTCTTGAGGGCGAGGGCTAA
- a CDS encoding Uma2 family endonuclease has product MTQSRLPTYSLDPDLQPNIDDLVIEDGDPPYEPLDPDLYPNIDDLVIEDDTPVDNFLSAKLQRLLVEILYSSWASLGMDRPFLADADIGLFWAVGQPPIVPDVFLSLDVEVPQDFREKRHRTYLLWEIGKSPEVVIEIVSNRVGNELGRKLETYARLGVAYYVVFDPLRQLGDEPLRVLGLHEGRYAPLAEPWLEQVGLGLTLWEGSFEGLTTTWLRWCDQDGNLLPTGAERAAQAEAKAAKLAARLRELGLDPDALGE; this is encoded by the coding sequence ATGACCCAGAGCCGCCTGCCGACCTACTCCCTAGATCCCGACCTACAACCGAATATCGACGATTTAGTGATTGAGGACGGTGATCCTCCCTACGAACCCCTAGACCCGGATCTCTACCCCAACATCGACGATCTGGTGATTGAAGACGATACCCCCGTGGATAACTTTTTGTCGGCGAAGCTGCAACGGCTGCTGGTGGAGATTCTGTATAGTTCCTGGGCCAGCCTGGGGATGGATCGTCCCTTTTTGGCTGATGCGGACATCGGTCTATTTTGGGCGGTGGGTCAGCCGCCCATCGTCCCCGATGTGTTCCTTAGCCTGGATGTGGAGGTACCCCAGGATTTTCGGGAAAAGCGCCATCGCACCTACCTGCTGTGGGAAATTGGCAAGTCGCCGGAGGTGGTGATTGAGATTGTCTCGAACCGGGTGGGCAACGAACTAGGCCGCAAGCTGGAGACCTATGCCCGACTGGGGGTGGCCTACTACGTCGTGTTTGATCCACTGCGCCAGTTGGGCGATGAGCCGCTGCGGGTGTTGGGCCTCCACGAGGGGCGCTATGCCCCGCTGGCAGAACCCTGGCTGGAGCAAGTGGGCCTGGGGCTCACCCTCTGGGAGGGCAGCTTTGAGGGCTTGACCACCACCTGGCTGCGCTGGTGCGACCAAGACGGCAACCTCCTCCCCACCGGAGCCGAGCGGGCGGCACAGGCCGAGGCCAAGGCGGCCAAGCTGGCGGCACGGCTGCGGGAACTGGGGCTTGATCCTGATGCCCTGGGGGAATAG
- a CDS encoding anthranilate phosphoribosyltransferase family protein encodes MSQEFRELLKKVGSGSHTSKPLSREEADAATQMMLTQTATPAQIGAFMIAHRIKRPIPEELAGTLDAYAALGPTLPAIADGRKALVLSCPYDGRSRTVPVTPVTTLVLLAAGVPVVLHGGDRMPTKEGIPLVELWAQLGVNLADLSLAQSHAMLNQTGFGFVYLPQHFPQAHALVPYREQIGKRPPFATVELMWSPYAGPHRLVLGFVHPPTEVLAQATFALRGQREWMAVKGLEGSCDLARGRTAIVGIHPADAAPDAPVERLLLHPRDYGFEGDDVPLEDETTLDEALLAVLAGQPSELFKTAQWNAGFYLWQGGATESLETGLALADDLITQGQALAKLEELQRHTAALAVAPA; translated from the coding sequence ATGAGTCAGGAATTTCGGGAATTACTCAAAAAGGTGGGCAGCGGTAGCCACACCTCCAAGCCCCTCAGCCGGGAGGAGGCCGATGCCGCCACCCAAATGATGCTGACCCAAACCGCCACCCCCGCCCAAATTGGGGCTTTTATGATTGCCCACCGGATCAAACGCCCCATCCCAGAAGAACTGGCGGGTACCCTCGATGCCTACGCCGCCCTGGGGCCAACCCTTCCTGCCATCGCCGATGGTCGCAAAGCCCTGGTGCTGAGCTGTCCCTACGATGGTCGTTCCCGCACGGTTCCGGTCACGCCTGTGACCACCCTGGTGCTGCTGGCGGCGGGGGTGCCCGTGGTGCTGCACGGCGGCGACCGGATGCCCACCAAGGAAGGGATTCCCCTGGTGGAACTGTGGGCGCAGTTGGGGGTAAATCTGGCGGATCTCTCCCTAGCCCAAAGCCACGCGATGCTGAATCAAACGGGCTTTGGTTTCGTGTATCTGCCCCAGCATTTCCCCCAGGCCCACGCCCTGGTGCCCTACCGGGAACAAATTGGCAAACGTCCCCCCTTTGCCACCGTGGAACTGATGTGGTCGCCCTACGCTGGCCCCCATCGTCTGGTGCTGGGGTTTGTGCATCCCCCCACCGAAGTTTTGGCCCAGGCCACCTTTGCCCTGCGCGGCCAGCGGGAATGGATGGCCGTCAAAGGGCTGGAGGGCAGTTGTGACCTAGCCCGTGGCCGCACCGCCATCGTGGGGATTCATCCCGCTGACGCCGCCCCCGATGCCCCCGTGGAACGACTGCTGCTCCACCCCCGCGACTACGGCTTTGAGGGCGACGATGTGCCCCTGGAGGACGAAACCACCCTCGATGAAGCGCTGCTGGCCGTGCTGGCGGGTCAGCCCTCGGAACTGTTCAAAACCGCCCAGTGGAACGCGGGCTTTTACCTGTGGCAGGGGGGCGCTACCGAGTCCCTGGAAACGGGGCTCGCGCTGGCCGATGATCTGATCACCCAAGGCCAAGCCCTGGCCAAATTGGAGGAACTGCAACGGCACACGGCAGCGCTGGCGGTTGCTCCGGCCTAG
- a CDS encoding LysR family transcriptional regulator: protein MRIEQLQAFLAVADTGSFQAAAHQCRVTQSTVSRQVQALETELDAPLFHRGSQAKLTVAGERLLPKARRIYQDWTQVARDIADLMAGKQPELCVAAIQSVCSTLLPPVLQRFCAEFPQVQLRVTALGSDRSLKVLRDGLVDLAIVMHNPRLVSQSEMVVTPLFEENVEVLMGADHPLASQPQVSWEALSRFSQVIFKDGYGMQRLVQEQFQHRGESLNAALELNTLDAFRGVIRQGNFIALLPQSALVECYADPTLAVRPTEDPTLTRSVVMVTTRDRLSIPPIRRFYDLVQGVSATVLDSVKQVEAAMVQR, encoded by the coding sequence ATGCGGATCGAACAGCTTCAGGCATTTTTGGCGGTGGCGGACACGGGTAGCTTTCAGGCAGCGGCGCACCAGTGCCGGGTGACGCAATCCACCGTTAGCCGCCAGGTGCAGGCGCTAGAAACAGAGCTAGACGCGCCCCTGTTTCATCGAGGTTCCCAGGCCAAGCTGACGGTGGCCGGAGAGCGTCTCCTACCCAAGGCCCGCCGCATTTACCAAGATTGGACGCAGGTAGCGCGGGACATTGCTGACCTGATGGCCGGGAAGCAGCCAGAACTGTGCGTCGCGGCGATTCAGTCGGTCTGCTCTACCCTGCTGCCCCCAGTGCTGCAACGGTTCTGCGCGGAATTTCCCCAGGTACAGCTCCGGGTGACGGCCCTCGGCAGCGACCGATCCCTCAAGGTGCTGCGGGATGGCTTGGTGGACTTGGCCATTGTGATGCACAACCCTCGCTTGGTGTCGCAGTCAGAAATGGTGGTGACGCCGCTGTTTGAGGAGAATGTGGAGGTGCTGATGGGGGCGGATCATCCCCTGGCCAGCCAGCCCCAGGTGTCTTGGGAGGCGCTGTCTCGATTTTCCCAGGTGATTTTTAAAGACGGCTACGGGATGCAGCGCCTGGTGCAAGAGCAGTTCCAACACCGAGGGGAAAGCCTGAATGCGGCCCTGGAACTGAACACCCTAGACGCCTTTCGGGGGGTAATTCGTCAGGGCAACTTCATCGCCCTGCTGCCCCAGTCGGCCCTGGTGGAATGCTACGCCGACCCCACCCTAGCGGTGCGCCCCACCGAGGATCCGACCCTGACCCGGTCGGTGGTGATGGTGACAACGCGGGATCGCCTGAGCATTCCCCCCATTCGGCGGTTCTACGACCTGGTGCAGGGGGTGTCGGCCACGGTGCTGGATTCGGTGAAACAGGTGGAGGCCGCGATGGTTCAACGGTAG
- the trxA gene encoding thioredoxin, with translation MADAAQYLTLTADNFEAEVLQSEVPVLVDFWAAWCGPCRIMNPIVEELAETFAGRAKIAKLNVDDEDSLALQYHVMAIPTLIFFNKGERVATIEGVASKDDLTAKLENLITSGAIA, from the coding sequence ATGGCAGACGCGGCCCAGTATTTAACCCTAACGGCGGATAACTTTGAGGCCGAAGTGCTCCAGAGTGAGGTGCCCGTGCTGGTAGATTTTTGGGCGGCTTGGTGTGGCCCCTGCCGCATCATGAACCCGATTGTGGAAGAACTGGCGGAAACCTTTGCCGGACGCGCCAAAATCGCCAAGCTGAATGTGGACGACGAAGATTCCCTGGCGCTTCAGTACCATGTGATGGCCATTCCCACCCTGATTTTCTTCAACAAGGGTGAGCGAGTCGCCACTATTGAGGGGGTGGCTTCCAAGGACGACCTCACTGCCAAATTAGAAAACCTGATCACCAGCGGTGCCATTGCCTAG
- a CDS encoding ABC transporter permease, translated as MSRSAALRYYVLTRLMLAPLMIWTITTVVFLLLRATPGDPVDALLGARAPAAAKDQLRAQLGLDQPLWAQYLDYLGQLLRLDLGTSIATQGQTVWAIIRAHFPATVELALCGMIVATVVGVTVGVISASRPNSPLDAGGRLFGIITYAIPMYWFGMILQLIFAVQLRWFPIGTRYPLQGTPPTGLTGLYLLDSLLTLNLPAFATTLYYLALPSLTLGVLISGVFERMVRVNLKQTLTADYVEAARARGIPERRIVLVHALKNALIPVITILGLTFASMLGGAVLTEVTFSWPGLANRLYEAISQRDYPVVQGLMVFFGMIVAIISIAIDILNAYIDPRIRY; from the coding sequence ATGTCCCGCTCCGCCGCCCTGCGCTACTACGTCCTCACCCGGCTGATGCTGGCCCCGTTGATGATTTGGACGATTACCACGGTGGTGTTTTTGCTGCTGCGGGCCACCCCCGGCGACCCCGTAGATGCGCTCTTGGGGGCCAGGGCTCCGGCGGCGGCGAAGGATCAACTGCGGGCACAGTTGGGGCTCGATCAACCCCTGTGGGCGCAGTACCTAGACTATCTGGGGCAACTGCTGCGGCTGGATTTGGGCACCTCCATCGCCACCCAGGGGCAAACGGTGTGGGCCATCATCCGCGCCCACTTTCCGGCCACGGTGGAGCTGGCCCTGTGCGGCATGATTGTGGCCACGGTGGTGGGGGTGACGGTGGGCGTCATTTCCGCCTCGCGGCCCAACTCGCCCCTGGATGCGGGGGGGCGGCTGTTTGGCATCATCACCTACGCCATTCCGATGTATTGGTTTGGCATGATTTTGCAGCTTATTTTTGCGGTGCAGTTGCGCTGGTTTCCCATTGGCACCCGCTATCCCCTCCAGGGCACGCCCCCGACTGGCCTCACGGGGCTGTATCTGCTGGATAGCTTGTTGACTCTGAATTTGCCTGCCTTTGCCACCACCCTCTACTACCTAGCCCTGCCTAGCCTCACCCTCGGCGTGCTGATTAGCGGCGTGTTTGAGCGCATGGTGCGGGTGAACCTAAAGCAAACCCTCACCGCCGACTATGTGGAAGCCGCCCGCGCCAGGGGCATCCCCGAGCGGCGTATTGTCCTTGTCCACGCCCTCAAAAATGCCCTAATTCCGGTGATTACCATTCTGGGCCTCACCTTTGCCTCGATGCTGGGCGGAGCCGTGCTGACGGAAGTGACCTTCTCCTGGCCCGGTTTGGCCAACCGTTTGTACGAAGCCATCTCCCAGCGCGATTACCCCGTGGTGCAGGGGTTGATGGTGTTTTTTGGCATGATCGTGGCCATCATCAGCATCGCCATTGATATCCTGAACGCCTACATCGATCCCCGCATTCGGTATTAG